A segment of the Aureliella helgolandensis genome:
CTGACCGCTGAGCAGCTGGGAATTAATCGCACCACGCTGTATAAGAAGATGAAGCGACTGGGTATCGAAGGCTTGCAGTTCCAAGACTAGCTTCGAATACGGCGTGGCGTCCTCTCTCCGGCAGGGCGTCCGTCACTCTCTTTCTTCTCGGGCGTTCCCGCAGGGGCCCAAGCAACTTAAGGCCCTGGAATCTGACGCGAAACGAGCGGCTTGGGCTGCATCCAAGCGGAGGCCAATGGCGGTTGTGCCCCCTCAGCTCCCGCACGTCCCCCGCCTCAAGTCGAGGTAATTCAGGTCGATTGCCAGGCGAGCCGCTCCGGGAGACCACCGACGGCTACTTTTTCAGTTGCGTTGTGGGCTTTATAATCCCTTTCGATTGATCGCTGGATATCGCCGCGACACCTTCACACTCGCCTCCTGCGCGAGCTCTCTCGACTGGATAGTCCCACAATGAAGATACATGAGTACCAGGGCAAACAGCTCTTTCGCAACGCATCGGTTCCCGTGCTCGACAGCCATGTTGCCCGCACTCCCGATGAGGCAGCTGCCGCATTTAAGGCATTAGGGGGAGCTATTGCGGTCGTCAAAGCCCAAGTCCACGCAGGGGGACGCGGCAAGGGAACGATTATCGGCCAGGAAGAGCAGCGTGGCGTTCAACTGGTAAAATCGGCCGAAGAAGCTGCCTCAGTCGCCAAGAATATGTTGCACAACCGCTTGGTGACCATCCAAACCGGCCCCGAAGGCGCCTTGGTCAACCAAGTCATCGTCGAAGCGGGCTGCGACATCGAGCGGGAACTCTATCTCGGAATCGTGCTGGATCGAGCCACTGCCATGCCAGTCCTGATGGTCAGCAGCGAGGGGGGGGTCGAGATTGAAAAGGTCGCCGAGGAGTCTCCCGAGAAGATTTTTCGCGAGAACTTCCACCCCGCCGTGGGTCTGCACAGTTTTCAGGTCCGAAAACTCTGCAAAAAACTCGGAATCACCGGTCCCGCCGCCCGGGCCGCAGACCACTTCATGAAGAGCCTCTGCCGATTCTACGTCGATCTTGATTGCTCCATGGCCGAGATCAACCCGCTCGTCATCACCAAGTCGGGTGAGATGATTGCGTTGGATGCCAAAATCACGTTTGATGACAATGCTCTGTTCCGCCATCCAGAGATCAAAGAGCTGAGAGATCTCAACGAAGAGGAGCCAGCCGAAGTACGCGCGGGCAACGCGGGACTCTCCTACGTCAAGCTCGACGGTACGATCGGTTGCCTGGTCAACGGTGCCGGGCTAGCCATGTCAACCATGGACATTATCAAGTACCACGGTGGAAAGCCTGCCAACTTTCTAGATGTCGGAGGAGGTGCAACGACGCAACAAGTTGTGGAAGCCTTCAACATCATTCTGTCGGATCCCAATGTCAAAGCTGTGCTGGTCAACATCTTCGGTGGCATCGCCCGCTGCACCACCATTGCCACCGCAGTCATCGAAGCTTCGAAGGAAATCGGCATCACCATCCCCTTGGTCGTCCGACTGGAAGGAACCGAAGTCGAAGAGGGCAAGAAGATGCTGGCCGAGAGCGGACTAGCCATGATCACTGCCGATGACTTGACTGACGCAGCCAAGAAGGTTGTCCAAGCCGCTGCCGCAGTTGCAGGTTAACCCCTGCAGGTCTCGGTCCCTTGATTTCCTTCCCCCCCATCCCAAAACACTTCATTTGCAGTTGAATCCGTTATGAGCATTCTGATCAATAAAGATACGAAGGTGCTGTGCCAAGGCATCACTGGCAGTGCTGGTCTTTTCCACACCACCGGCTGTGCAGCCTATGGCACTCAAATGGTCGGTGGCGTTACGCCGGGCAAAGGTGGTCAAACCGCTGCCGGCTTGCCGGTGTTTGATACGGTCGAAGAGGCCGTTCAGGCAACCGGCGCCAATGCCACCATGATTTTTGTCCCCCCACCGTTCGCCGCCGATGCTATCCTGGAAGCCATCGATGCTGGCATCGAAGTCATCGCCGCAATTACCGAAGGCGTGCCCGTTCTCGACATGGTGGAAGTCTACCGCCGCGTCCGTGCCAGCAACTCGGTCCTGATCGGGCCAAACTGCCCCGGGCTAATCACCCCCGGTGAATGCAAGATCGGAATCATGCCGGGATACATTCACAATCCGGGCAAGATCGGCATCATCAGCCGCAGCGGTACGCTTACCTATGAGGCGGTCTGGCAAACGAGCAACCTGGGACTTGGACAATCCACCTGCGTGGGATTGGGCGGAGACCCGATTGTCGGCACCTCCTACATCGACTTGCTGAAACTCTACCAAGCCGACGATCAAACCGAGGCGATCCTCATGATTGGTGAAATCGGTGGAAATGCTGAAGAAGAGGCGGCCGAGTTTATCAAGGCGCACGTGACCAAGCCGGTTGCATCCTTCATCGCTGGCGCAACCGCACCTCCAGGAAAACGGATGGGACACGCCGGTGCGATCATCTCCGGTGGTAAGGGGACTGCAGCCGAAAAGCAAGCGGCACTTGAGGCGGCTGGAATCGTCGTTGCACCGTCGCCCGCAGACATGGGACAAGCGATCCAAGAAGCCATCCGTCGCGCTAGCTAGAACCGGCTTCCCAGTGGAAGAGTGAAAGCTATCGAATGCCGAGTCGAAACGCTCGCAAGTGGAAGACGACTTCTGCTCGCGAGCGCTTGTGGTTCACCAGAGCTGGGCATTCGTGCTGGCTGCCGGACGCATGAACCTCACCAAAGACATTTTGTCATCGCCGCTCCAGGAAGTTCCGCCACAGCTAGCTAGCGCATTGTCAAAGCTTAATTTTCGGGTTGCCCGGAAAAAAGTGTCCGACACCAAAAGTGCAAAGCACCCGAAGGGCCGTTCCGGCTTTTGGTGTCGGACACTTTTTTCCGAACTCGCTAGGAAAATCGGCAATCCAGCGAGGCATGCCATGGCCCTTTCGGAAAACTCATCACCGGTGTCAGCATTTGCTCCACTGCCAGAGCACCGAGCACAACGCGTCGCCTGCATCCAAAGAGTTTTGAATCAGAGCTTTGCCATAGCCTATGCATGCACGCGAGGCCTGAGGCCTCAGGCCTCGGCCATTTTGCGACTGCGGCGCATGATCACCAGTGCCACCACGATAGCGGTAACGTGTAGCCCTGCCGCCAAAAAGAATGGGGCGCCCGGCAGTTCGCCGATAGGGTTCTGGATCCCCTTTGAAAACACGTTCGTGAACATGACTGGTCCCAGCATACCAGCGATCCCCATGAGGCAGCTGTTGGCGCCCTGCAATTGCCCCTGTTCCGAAGCATTCACTCGGCGAGTCATCAGGCCTTGAATGGCGGGAGAAAAATAGCCGACAAAGGCGAAGACGGGAATTGCTGCCCAGAACATGCCGCCCGTCGCGGCTAGCCCGTAGATGCTATAGCCGATACCGCCACAAATCAGGGCGATAAACAGCATCCGCCACTCTCCCAGCTTGGCCGCTGTTCTTCGCACCACAAAGCCTTGCATGACGACGCTCATGATTCCGACGACAGTCAGCGTCAGTCCAATCGTTTTTGGCGTCCAGGCATAGCGGTGTTCCGTGTACAGCACGAACACGTTGGACAGGACTTGGTGGGCCAATTGATAGATGAGCAAGACGCTGGCCAAACCGAGCAATTCGGCATGGGAGCGAAGCAACTTCAATGCGCCCAACGGATTGGCTTTCTTCCAGGAAAATTTAGAGCGATTTTCAACCGCCAGGGATTCTGGCAGAATGAAGTAGCCGTACAAGGCATTGAGCAGGGTCAAGCCGGCCGCAAACCACAGTGGTAACCTCAAACCATACTCCCCCAGCCCTCCTCCCACGGCTGGCCCGACGACGAAGCCGATCCCCCAGGCTGCGCCAATCAGGCCGAAGCTAGCGGCGCGTTTCTCTGGAGGGGTGACATCCGCAATATAGGCACCTGCGGTGGAGAAGCTGGCTGCCATGATCCCGGAGAGCGCGCGCCCCACAAAAAGCCAAACAATGTTGGGAGCCACCGCCATCAGCACATAATCCAATCCCAGGCCAAAGCAGGAGATCAGAATGACCGGCCGACGTCCAAATTGGTCCGAAATCGCGCCCATTAGCGGAGAGAAGAGGAACTGCATCAAGGCCCACAAGGTACCGAACCAGCCCACGTAGACGGCTGCCAGTGCCAAGTCGTTCTGCAGGAACTCCTCCTTGATCATGGTGGGCAGCACAGGGATGATCAGCCCCAAAGACAACACATCCAACAAGACGGTGATGAAAATGAAAATGACCGCTGCTCGGCGTGGAGGCTGATTCGCGGGCGTAGTCGCCGGGGTGTCGGTGTGGGAACTCAAGTGGGTTTTCCTAACTATATCGCACGTCGAAAACCTGCGAAAACGTATTTTACGATCTCAATGCAAGACGCATCAACGACGCGTCCGAGGGCTGATTAGAACAGTTTTTCATCCCAAATATCTTGCGGCAGAACACTACCCGGGCTGCGGAAGCTGCCGAGAAGTCAACAAGGAGTAAACACTCTCATATTTTTGGCTGGTTTGAGCGATGACTTCGGGCGGAAGTGCAGGGGGGGGGCTATTGCGATCCCAGTCGGATTCCATCAACCATTCGCGTACAAACTGCTTATCGAAAGACAGCTGCGACCGCCCCGGCGTGTAGGAATCGGCCGGCCAGAACCGTGAACTATCGGGGGTCAGGACTTCATCAATCAAGATCAAGCGATCGTCAGACCATCCCCACTCAAACTTCGTATCCGCAATAATAATACCCTTGGACTCGGCCCACTGGGCCCCTTGCCGGTAGACATCCAAGCTCTTCTCTCGAAGTTCCGTGGCCAGTTCGAGACCAATATCGGCAGCCATCGTCTCAAAGGAAACATTCTCATCGTGCCCCGCTTCGGCTTTCGTCGCGGGGGTAAAGATGGGTTCTGGCAAGCGATCGCATTGTCGCAGTCCAGCAGGCAGGGGGACCCCACAGACCTTACCTGTCTGCTGATACTCTAGCCATCCCGAGCCCTCCAAGAAGCCACGCACGACGCATTCATAGGGCACCACCTGTGCTTTTTTTGTGACCATTACCCGGTCCGCTAACTCGGCGCGTTGCTCCCCAGTCACATCCAGATCGGCAGGCAGGTCCGTGGACAGCAAGTGGTGCTCGACCTGCAGCCGCTCGAACCAGAAACGACTAATTTGGGTAAGCACAACACCCTTGCGAGGGATTCCCCCGGGCAGAATCCAATCGAAGGCACTGATTCGATCCGTACTGACAATCAGTAGAGAGGTTCCCAGGTCATACACATCGCGCACCTTCCCCTGCCGACGAGGATAGTTTAAGGCGGTCGAGACTACTGCCGATTCGCTGCCCATCGAAAAGCTCCTATCAAAATCTTGATCATGCCTTTTGTTTTATTGAATCAATTGCCATGTTGCTGTAGATTCGCCATTCCTGCACCGCAACCATTGATAACTGATGTTTTGAAAGCCGCTCCCGCATGGGTGACTTGCACTTCCATACTTCCCAAGCTGAGGAGTTCGATCCTCGCGTATGGAACACCGCCTACCTAACCGGGATCGAGGGAATTCCTTGGCATTGCCACCACCGCCTGCAAGGCGAACAGTTTAGCATCGGTAGGGAAATTGACGAGTCAGGCAAATTAAACATCGTGTGGCCCACCACCGCTTTGGGCAATGTTTGCTTGGCAACCACGAGTTTGCGACTTTCTCCCAAGCTTTACAACTTGGGGGTGGAAGTCGCCCGTGGAACCGTCCACCAACTCAAAAATCAAGCCTACGAGTGGCAGCGCATCGGCCTTAAATTTCCCGATGGCTTCTTGCCGCTCGCCGACCAGGCTCTCGATTACTTGCTGCAGGGCTTGACCGCTCCCGCCCAATCAAAGCAGCAACATACGCACGCTCAGAACGCCATTGACCAATCCCTGCAGGCGTCCGTCGCTCTGTGCGATACATTCAGCACCCAAGCGCTCGATTCGCGGCGGGCGACCGAAGGCCGCTTGGCAACGCTGCTCGGTGCCAGACTCCAACCGGAAGTCTCACTCACCAGCATTGGCGATGCCCTCAACTCGGCTTTCAACCTAGTCAGTGTGCCCGTCGAATTGGGACGGGTCGAGTTGAGTTCCGGAAAAACTGATTTTTCGCACTTCGATCAACAGGTCGAATGGGCGGCCAACGTCGGTAAACGCGTCTGCGTCGGTCCGTTGGTCAACTTCCGCAAGGGGCAACTCCCCCAGTGGATGGTGCTGTTGGACGCCGAGTTCGAGAAGGTGCTGGAAGTCTCCTGTGAGCACGCCGCGAGGTGCGTTGAGCGCTACCGAGGTAAAACGCATGTTTGGAATTGTGCGGCTGGTTTGAACGTCCCAGGTGACATGAACTGGAGCGACGAAGAAGTGCTACGAATGGCCGTGGCGCTCATCGAGACGGTCCGTCGCGCCGACGAACGCTCCCCAGTGCTGCTCACCATCGATCAACCTTGGAGCGAATACTTGCGGGACGAACCCAACGGTATCTCGCCACTCCACTTTGCAGATGCCTTGATTCGAGCCGACTTGGGACTCAGCGGCCTGGCTCTTGACCTCTCCTTCGGCACAGAGCCTGGACTTTCCTTCCCGCGAGATCCCATCGACATTAGCCGCCTGGTCGATCGCTGGGCTATGCTCGGTTTGCCGCTCATGATTCACCTGAGTTGCCCTACCCACACGCCTCAGGGCCCCCAGTCCTCCAGTTCCACCGCTGGCTGGAAAACGCCAGCCGCCTCATCTACGGGAGCCCCCATCAACTTCGTCTCCCCCGAGTTGCTCACCCGCTTGCTCCTTTGCAAGCCAGCCGTCCATGCGGTGATTTGGGATAATCTGAGCGACCGAGTTCCCAAGGCCGGAGGCGCCAGTGGACTTTGGGGCGTCGACGGAAAAGCTAAACCGTTGCTCCGCAACATGTTAGATCTCAGACGCACCTACCTACACTAGGCCGTCACCAGCCTCGCTGTCCACGTGGGCCCCCTGAAGCTCTGTAGCATCCTCTACCCAAGATTTGGTACTAGAGGTGTTGGCCGAGATGGTTCCACATGGCTTATGGCCCAGCAGATCCATCCTGCGTTCCGCGCCGGAAGCAGAATCGGTCCGGCTAGATTCCGACTTTGTAGCATCAGCGCCCCTGTTTTCTGGCCGGGGAAAACGCGTTGCAAGTCGCCCAACGCCACGGAGAGGCGACTGTTGTTCAATCCCTTCAATCTAAACAGGCATCCACGTCTGCGCAGACTTCGGCAATTTTGCCTGGTCAGTCTGTGCCTGATCGTCGCGCTCCTCTGCTTAGGTCGCAATTGGATTGCACGACATGCCATTGAACGCATTGGCAGCTATGTCTTGGGGAATACAGTTCACCTGCAACAGATTGAAATCGGCTGGCGGACCATCGAACTGGAGCAGTTGTCGATCCTGGAAAAGGCACTCGACGAGACGACGCAGGTTCACATAGAGCGTATCAGCGTAGCCACCAATCTTTGGGGCGGCTGGAGATCGGGGCAGTGGTTCGACTCGATCGTCCTGCGGGAGCCAACACTGCATCTTCGTTTCGACGCAGACGGAGCGTTTCTCAATCATTTCCCAACGACATCGACCGGCCAGAACGGCAACTCCCTCCCACTCAAACTACCTTTCAGAGCACTGCTGGTAAGGCAAGCAAGCCTTATCATTCATCAAACCGATCGCACACCGCTCGCTGTCCGTGGGGCAAGTCTCTCAATCCAGGCTGAGCAGCAAATTAGAATACGAGGCGAAATCACCGACCTTCTGGGCAGCAAGCTGCATTTCCAAAGCCAGCTATCCCCCGATGACCTTTCCGGCAGTTCCCTCGCGATCCTGCGTCCCCTGCAGCTCAATTCGAAAGACATCGCTAAATTTCCCTTGCTCCCAGCTTTTGATATTCCCGCTACGCGCGTCACCCTGGAAGGCCAACTTCGGGCGCAGCACCCGGCAGGCGAATTCAATTTACTGAAACATTCCATGGCGCTGAACGGGAGAATCTCGGATTTCCATTCCGCTTCCTGTGGACTGCTGTCTCGCGAAATCCAATTTAACGGAAGCCTGCTAGAGGGACTCGCAACCGTCCAACTGGCTGGCGCCTTAACGCATGGAAACATTGCTTGCGATGCAACAGCTTCGTTGACCACAGAGACTCCTCAGGCAACCGGCACGTTCCGCCTCTCCGACGTTGAACTACAACCACTCGCTCAGATGCTTGGCTTCGAAATCCCGGTGGAAGCAATCGCCACGACAAACGGCAATGCCCAACTCGTCTACCACAACAAGTTGTTGAACTTCCAGGCCGACCTCGCACAAACACTTGCCAACATCCGTGTCGACGGAGTTCCCGTGGACGACGTAGCCACTCACCTAAATTGCACCGGTAGCTATGCGCCGAATCGAGCTCAGGCCTTGGTCGGAGTGCTCACCCTGGAAACAGCCAGCGACGGTGTCGCATTGCAATCGGTGGCAGAGCGCTATGCACTGGGGGCGGCTACCGGGCGATTGGGGTGGCAAGCCTCAGGCACCATTCCATTGGAAACGCTGACCGACTTGCAGACGTATGCTGCCCAAGGGAGTGTGCAAGCGAGCGAAATTTCCAGCCAAGGCTTGATCGTTGCTCCCCTCACTGCGACAGCTTCACTGCGCGACGGTGAAGTCTCCATAGACTGCAGGGCCGTGGAGTTGTCGGTCGCCCAGGCGGTGCATCGCCCGGCCAATTGCATCGTGAACCATGTGCGTCTGTCCGACAATGCCAAGTTGACCAGCAGCTTGCGAGCAACGCTTCCGATCGCCGATCTACAGAATCGACGCCACTGGCGTGCAGCCGTCGACCTGGAGATCCAGCATCTGTCAATTGCTGGCGAACCACTTAGCGACTTCAGCACGCGCGCGGCATTGGACGCCGGCGAGCTTCAGCTATCCCCCTGTACGATACGTTGGCGGAATACGATTTGCAAGATTACCGGTCAAGGACACTTGAGCGAACCAACGAATGCATCGGCTGCCGGCCAGAGCGGCAGCTCAGCGGGTGTCAGATTCACCGTTGGCCCGATCTCCTTGCACGACATCGGAGAACTGGCCGCCGGTGCCTCGAGTCGTCCCCTACCCATAGCTGGGGCAGTCCACACGACGGGCGCCGTGCGTGTCGATCTTCAGAGACTGAATTTCCAAGCGGGCGGTGATATGCAAATCAGCGACGCCGCCTATGCCGGTGCGAAAATCGGCGATGCGAAGCTGACTTGGGACGCCACCGCGCAAGGTGCAAACTTGCATAGCCAGTCGAGTTCCTTTCTAGGGGGCACCTATGCGGTGGACGCATCGATGCAAAGTTTGGATTGGACGAAAGCACAGGTCCGGGCCAGCTTACAAGACGCTGCGCTCAGTCGATTGATCGCCCTGGGCGCGTCCACCACGCCGCTTCCCCTAGGAGGAACGGTCTCGGGCGCCCTCGAACTCCATTCCCTTGGAGATTGGGATTCGTTGGATGCGACCGGCTGGGGAGCTACCCAAAACGCCTCGGTAGCAGGCATTCCTCTTGACCTGCATACGACCGTCTTGCGGGTTGAAAACGGGCGAGTGTCGCTGGGTGCGGCAGGTAGTGCGTTCGAGGGCCAACTCGCGATCGATGCGGACGCCAAACTGGCTGACGTTTGGGATTGGTCGCAACGCGAACCTCTGGCCCTGCAACGCTTGCCTGTGTTTGGCCTACTTCGAGCCACTTCACTCAAGCTCGACCGCGCACTGCCCATCGCAGATCCCTCCGGTGCGCTGCGCCCCTTGCGTGGTGCGATCCACTTTTCCGCCGAACGAACGGCCGCTACCGCCAGCAAGGGGTTGCTGGCCTCTCTCGACTTTTCCGCGGAGAACATTCGCTGGAATCGAGCTTCACTCTCACAACGGGTTAAGGGCTCCGCGTCGCTTCACCCGCAACGCCTCGTCCTTCACAACCTGGATGGACAATGTTTCGGAGGGAGCCTATCGGGAGCCGCCGAGGTCGACCTGACCTCACCGCTCTCCGGCTCGTTCCGAATGGGTGCTGAGCATGTGAACTTGCGCCGCGCTGCAGCTCCCGTGCGAAGCCTTGCACGATCGATCAGTGGCACTGGCTCCGTTGCGGTCCAAGGCCGCTTGGGAAACACCACCACCGCCTCCTTGAAATTGCATGCCAACAACCTAACCATGCACGAGGTGGTGGTGCAGGAGGTGCGCATGCCGATCGAGTGCTCTCTCCAGCTTGCCTCCCAACAGGTCCGGTGGCAATGCCGGGGTGGCACAATCCACTTGGGCCGAGGCACGATCTCCGTGACATCCGACGGTAGCTTTGCAAATGGCATGGCCAGTACCAACACCCATGCGGAACTCCGTCAAATCGATACCGCGCAGCTCTTGCGCGGCAAAGCCATCAACGCGGGCACGGTCTCTGGCGACGTCTACATCCAGGCGCAACGCGCCAACACGGCCAACGATTTGCAGGGCCGGTTCGCCATCGAGCTAACACAGCTCCAATCGCTTGAGATCCCGGGCATCGACCAATTCCAGTCCCTCCTCAAGCTGTCCACTTTAAGTGGCCCATCGTTCCTGCAGCAGGACGGTGGCAGCGTCCATGGTCGCATCGCTGGTGGTCTCGTGTATGTCGACGATCTATTCGTTTCCAAAAGTGGTCTGCAAGTATTGCTGAGCGGCACGTCCTCCCTGGATGGCCGAGTCAATTTTGATGTCACGGCGTTGACCCAGCAGTCGGGACCTGCGGACGGTTTGATTTCGCTGGCACAATCCCCGCTGATGCTGGCGGCCCCCGCCCCCGTAGCGTTGCTGATGAAAGCCAACGAAGCACTGAAAAATCGCGTAGTCCATGTTCAAGTCTCCGGCACCGCCGCTAGGCCGACGCTGAGCCTGCAACCAGGCAAGAAACTATCTCAAGACGCATTGCGCATGTTTATCTCCGGAACCCTCGGAAGCCAAGCAGC
Coding sequences within it:
- a CDS encoding TCR/Tet family MFS transporter, whose amino-acid sequence is MSSHTDTPATTPANQPPRRAAVIFIFITVLLDVLSLGLIIPVLPTMIKEEFLQNDLALAAVYVGWFGTLWALMQFLFSPLMGAISDQFGRRPVILISCFGLGLDYVLMAVAPNIVWLFVGRALSGIMAASFSTAGAYIADVTPPEKRAASFGLIGAAWGIGFVVGPAVGGGLGEYGLRLPLWFAAGLTLLNALYGYFILPESLAVENRSKFSWKKANPLGALKLLRSHAELLGLASVLLIYQLAHQVLSNVFVLYTEHRYAWTPKTIGLTLTVVGIMSVVMQGFVVRRTAAKLGEWRMLFIALICGGIGYSIYGLAATGGMFWAAIPVFAFVGYFSPAIQGLMTRRVNASEQGQLQGANSCLMGIAGMLGPVMFTNVFSKGIQNPIGELPGAPFFLAAGLHVTAIVVALVIMRRSRKMAEA
- a CDS encoding phosphoribosylaminoimidazolesuccinocarboxamide synthase — translated: MGSESAVVSTALNYPRRQGKVRDVYDLGTSLLIVSTDRISAFDWILPGGIPRKGVVLTQISRFWFERLQVEHHLLSTDLPADLDVTGEQRAELADRVMVTKKAQVVPYECVVRGFLEGSGWLEYQQTGKVCGVPLPAGLRQCDRLPEPIFTPATKAEAGHDENVSFETMAADIGLELATELREKSLDVYRQGAQWAESKGIIIADTKFEWGWSDDRLILIDEVLTPDSSRFWPADSYTPGRSQLSFDKQFVREWLMESDWDRNSPPPALPPEVIAQTSQKYESVYSLLTSRQLPQPG
- a CDS encoding AsmA-like C-terminal region-containing protein; its protein translation is MFNPFNLNRHPRLRRLRQFCLVSLCLIVALLCLGRNWIARHAIERIGSYVLGNTVHLQQIEIGWRTIELEQLSILEKALDETTQVHIERISVATNLWGGWRSGQWFDSIVLREPTLHLRFDADGAFLNHFPTTSTGQNGNSLPLKLPFRALLVRQASLIIHQTDRTPLAVRGASLSIQAEQQIRIRGEITDLLGSKLHFQSQLSPDDLSGSSLAILRPLQLNSKDIAKFPLLPAFDIPATRVTLEGQLRAQHPAGEFNLLKHSMALNGRISDFHSASCGLLSREIQFNGSLLEGLATVQLAGALTHGNIACDATASLTTETPQATGTFRLSDVELQPLAQMLGFEIPVEAIATTNGNAQLVYHNKLLNFQADLAQTLANIRVDGVPVDDVATHLNCTGSYAPNRAQALVGVLTLETASDGVALQSVAERYALGAATGRLGWQASGTIPLETLTDLQTYAAQGSVQASEISSQGLIVAPLTATASLRDGEVSIDCRAVELSVAQAVHRPANCIVNHVRLSDNAKLTSSLRATLPIADLQNRRHWRAAVDLEIQHLSIAGEPLSDFSTRAALDAGELQLSPCTIRWRNTICKITGQGHLSEPTNASAAGQSGSSAGVRFTVGPISLHDIGELAAGASSRPLPIAGAVHTTGAVRVDLQRLNFQAGGDMQISDAAYAGAKIGDAKLTWDATAQGANLHSQSSSFLGGTYAVDASMQSLDWTKAQVRASLQDAALSRLIALGASTTPLPLGGTVSGALELHSLGDWDSLDATGWGATQNASVAGIPLDLHTTVLRVENGRVSLGAAGSAFEGQLAIDADAKLADVWDWSQREPLALQRLPVFGLLRATSLKLDRALPIADPSGALRPLRGAIHFSAERTAATASKGLLASLDFSAENIRWNRASLSQRVKGSASLHPQRLVLHNLDGQCFGGSLSGAAEVDLTSPLSGSFRMGAEHVNLRRAAAPVRSLARSISGTGSVAVQGRLGNTTTASLKLHANNLTMHEVVVQEVRMPIECSLQLASQQVRWQCRGGTIHLGRGTISVTSDGSFANGMASTNTHAELRQIDTAQLLRGKAINAGTVSGDVYIQAQRANTANDLQGRFAIELTQLQSLEIPGIDQFQSLLKLSTLSGPSFLQQDGGSVHGRIAGGLVYVDDLFVSKSGLQVLLSGTSSLDGRVNFDVTALTQQSGPADGLISLAQSPLMLAAPAPVALLMKANEALKNRVVHVQVSGTAARPTLSLQPGKKLSQDALRMFISGTLGSQAADLATRQQYKSTR
- the sucC gene encoding ADP-forming succinate--CoA ligase subunit beta is translated as MKIHEYQGKQLFRNASVPVLDSHVARTPDEAAAAFKALGGAIAVVKAQVHAGGRGKGTIIGQEEQRGVQLVKSAEEAASVAKNMLHNRLVTIQTGPEGALVNQVIVEAGCDIERELYLGIVLDRATAMPVLMVSSEGGVEIEKVAEESPEKIFRENFHPAVGLHSFQVRKLCKKLGITGPAARAADHFMKSLCRFYVDLDCSMAEINPLVITKSGEMIALDAKITFDDNALFRHPEIKELRDLNEEEPAEVRAGNAGLSYVKLDGTIGCLVNGAGLAMSTMDIIKYHGGKPANFLDVGGGATTQQVVEAFNIILSDPNVKAVLVNIFGGIARCTTIATAVIEASKEIGITIPLVVRLEGTEVEEGKKMLAESGLAMITADDLTDAAKKVVQAAAAVAG
- the sucD gene encoding succinate--CoA ligase subunit alpha; this translates as MSILINKDTKVLCQGITGSAGLFHTTGCAAYGTQMVGGVTPGKGGQTAAGLPVFDTVEEAVQATGANATMIFVPPPFAADAILEAIDAGIEVIAAITEGVPVLDMVEVYRRVRASNSVLIGPNCPGLITPGECKIGIMPGYIHNPGKIGIISRSGTLTYEAVWQTSNLGLGQSTCVGLGGDPIVGTSYIDLLKLYQADDQTEAILMIGEIGGNAEEEAAEFIKAHVTKPVASFIAGATAPPGKRMGHAGAIISGGKGTAAEKQAALEAAGIVVAPSPADMGQAIQEAIRRAS